aacacaacatactgacacaaccaacatactgacacaaccaacatactaacacaacacaacatactaacacaaccaaacatactaacataaccaacatactgacataaccaacatactaatacaaccaacatactgacataaccaaactactaacacaaccaacatactaacacaaccacaacatactaacataaccaacatactaacataaccaacacactgacacgaaccaacatactaacacaacacaacatactaacacaatcAACCTACTACAAACAcatagagaaaagaaaaaaaaaaaaaaaaattaatggttgtgtaaaaaggaagaattattagtacatccatatatatatatgtatacacatatgtatatacatatgtgtatacatatacatatatttttttttcttccttttcttcttttatgatcaggaTGAAATAACTAAGGTGGTTGATGATGAATTAACGAAACTTATAGGACATATTACGGATGATAAGAAATGGGAAGACGTTGCCGAACACTGCAAGAACGTCGGTTCGTCGTCAGACGACACCgacggagaaaaaagagcaaagcaaaaagcttgtaagctttttgctttaggtttaaaacacatttctaaAATTACTGACGACACCAACAACGATTCTGTACCACTTAgaaaaactatgatgtgcgcagcacttaatctttatgctgatcaattaataaACAATGCAACAGATCAATGTCCTTtagataatgaaaaattggATCAGGCAATACAACACGCTTTTAGTAAAAGTAAAGACATTATGGGGAATGGATCACCCTCATGCCCATCTGGTACTAAGGatcctaattcttgttttgtttgcaaaagagaaaacgCTTTTGCCAATTGTCAAATTGGCAGCAATGCCACTGACAAAGtagggggaaaaatgacCGACCTCCTCAAACAGAACAACGATGAcaccaaaatgaacaaaaccTTGTccgaaataaataaaatagaaactttctgtactcaagtccaatgtgcTATAAAACAAGAACTTaggagaagaagtaaacTTTCAAATGGGGAATcaccatcttgggtaagggGCGATGggcaactacatat
The Plasmodium knowlesi strain H genome assembly, contig: PKNH_00_85, whole genome shotgun sequence genome window above contains:
- a CDS encoding SICAvar, type I (fragment), whose amino-acid sequence is DEITKVVDDELTKLIGHITDDKKWEDVAEHCKNVGSSSDDTDGEKRAKQKACKLFALGLKHISKITDDTNNDSVPLRKTMMCAALNLYADQLINNATDQCPLDNEKLDQAIQHAFSKSKDIMGNGSPSCPSGTKDPNSCFVCKRENAFANCQIGSNATDKVGGKMTDLLKQNNDDTKMNKTLSEINKIETFCTQVQCAIKQELRRRSKLSNGESPSW